The proteins below are encoded in one region of Chloroherpetonaceae bacterium:
- the rsmB gene encoding 16S rRNA (cytosine(967)-C(5))-methyltransferase RsmB, translated as MTAREVAVKVLKDVEVGKAKSDTAINHYFKQASLERVDKAFTMEMVYGTLRERAKIDHIIEQFYHHDYKKMDVDIRNILRIGVYQLYYLTKVPKWAAVNESVELAKKLKNQFLGNLVNGVLRNIANNLDTINFKVKGGTFADQIALQYSHPKWLLERWLTRFSLQEAQELMTANNTPPSITFRVNPLKTTLAEVEQALSEKRITYTKGIVEGFLTPEKFFDMEELLKIGWVSVQSESQGIACMLLGAQPGERILDMCAAPGGKSTFLAEQMQNKGKILALDLYGNKLQDIVNLANTLGVSIIEAVKSDARTFQTEEKFDRVLLDVPCSGTGVLSRRAELRWRLSPNDIATLAKTQRELLDNATRCVKDDGVIVYSTCSIEPEENQQLVDAFLYDRPDWKIQDAREVLPKSLHHLVNEQGAVEIIPHRHRLDGAFAVRFVRRQ; from the coding sequence ATGACAGCGCGAGAAGTAGCCGTAAAAGTCCTCAAAGATGTTGAGGTGGGCAAAGCCAAGTCCGATACTGCCATCAATCATTACTTCAAGCAAGCCTCTTTGGAGCGTGTCGACAAAGCCTTCACGATGGAAATGGTCTATGGCACGCTACGCGAGCGAGCAAAAATTGACCATATCATTGAGCAATTTTACCACCACGACTACAAGAAGATGGACGTCGATATTCGCAACATTCTGCGCATTGGCGTCTATCAGCTTTACTACCTCACCAAAGTGCCAAAGTGGGCAGCAGTCAATGAGTCTGTAGAGCTGGCAAAGAAGCTGAAAAATCAATTTTTGGGCAATCTGGTTAATGGCGTGCTACGCAACATCGCTAATAACCTTGACACTATTAACTTCAAGGTAAAAGGAGGTACCTTTGCAGACCAGATTGCGCTGCAATACTCACACCCGAAGTGGCTCTTAGAACGGTGGCTGACTCGCTTTAGCTTGCAAGAGGCGCAAGAACTAATGACGGCTAACAACACGCCACCTTCTATTACCTTTAGAGTCAATCCCTTGAAGACAACACTAGCGGAAGTTGAGCAAGCCTTGTCTGAAAAGCGCATTACATACACGAAGGGTATTGTGGAGGGCTTTTTGACACCCGAAAAGTTCTTTGATATGGAGGAGCTGCTGAAGATAGGCTGGGTGTCAGTACAAAGCGAGTCGCAGGGAATTGCATGTATGTTGCTTGGTGCGCAGCCCGGAGAGCGAATTTTAGATATGTGTGCAGCGCCAGGCGGTAAGTCCACGTTTCTTGCCGAGCAGATGCAAAACAAGGGTAAAATTCTGGCGCTAGACCTTTACGGCAACAAACTGCAAGATATTGTCAATTTGGCAAATACGCTAGGCGTAAGCATTATTGAGGCTGTAAAGAGTGACGCACGCACATTCCAGACAGAAGAAAAATTCGACCGTGTCTTGCTCGATGTGCCTTGTTCGGGCACAGGGGTGCTGTCACGGCGAGCAGAGCTGCGCTGGAGACTGTCTCCAAACGACATTGCTACCCTAGCCAAGACGCAGCGCGAACTGCTGGATAATGCAACGCGCTGTGTCAAAGACGATGGGGTGATTGTCTATTCCACTTGCTCTATTGAACCTGAAGAGAACCAGCAATTAGTCGACGCATTCCTCTATGACCGACCTGACTGGAAGATTCAAGATGCGCGAGAAGTGCTGCCTAAGTCGTTGCATCATCTTGTAAATGAACAAGGTGCAGTTGAAATCATTCCGCATCGCCACCGTCTCGATGGAGCATTTGCCGTGCGCTTCGTGCGTCGGCAATGA
- a CDS encoding cold shock domain-containing protein, producing the protein MAHRSNVKWFDGKKGYGFILNPNGGEDIFVHYSAISSDRKYKMLDTGAPVEFELITTAKGLQAQNVRQLTPLSSKGPESSGEKGSSMK; encoded by the coding sequence ATGGCACATCGTAGCAATGTTAAGTGGTTTGACGGCAAGAAAGGTTATGGGTTCATCTTGAACCCCAACGGCGGTGAAGATATCTTTGTGCACTACTCGGCAATTAGTTCAGACCGGAAGTATAAGATGCTCGATACGGGCGCGCCAGTTGAGTTTGAACTAATTACCACCGCAAAAGGACTGCAAGCGCAAAACGTCAGGCAACTGACGCCCTTGTCGTCCAAAGGGCCAGAGTCATCTGGCGAGAAAGGTAGTAGTATGAAGTAG
- a CDS encoding ATP-dependent Clp protease ATP-binding subunit, translated as MEQNFSSGVQSALRFSREEALRLGHDYIGTEHLLLGLLRDRDNVAVKSLENLGVDIDALKKSIEDVVGRSSGVPFFGNLPLTKSAEAALRRMPLEAQAMKASFIGTEHLLLSLLRDEQSIVTQTLSQFGVTYADVQREVLEHLESSTSYSGSESAKGVRSEEPELVSAGEVPASEPPKPRISQQPKGRTKTPALDTFGRDLTKLALEDKLDPVIGRDKEIERVVQILSRRKKNNPVLIGEPGVGKTAIAEGLALRIVKRQVPAVLFGKRVVALDMAAVVAGTKYRGQFEERMQALVQELAKSPDVILFIDELHTIVGAGGGQGSLDASNIFKPALARGELQCIGATTLDEYREYIEKDGALERRFQKVLVEPPTAEETLQILEQIKSRYEAHHNVRYTKAALEAIVKLSDRYIQDRYFPDKAIDVLDEVGSRVHLSNIVVPPEIMQLEARLEALQKEKNEMVRQQRFEEAAKLRDEYRRVQEELKAREKAWAESNEVYEVTEDAVAAVVASMTGIPVEKVSINESQKLLKMADALKAQVIGQDEAVEKLTRAIQRSRAGLKDPNRPIGSFIFLGPTGVGKTELAKALARYLFGSEEALIRIDMSEYMERFNVSRLVGAPPGYVGYEQGGELTEKVRRKPYSVILLDEIEKAHPEVFNMLLQLLDDGILTDSQGRRVDFKNTVIIMTSNIAARDIEARAKGTIGFAVEREEDKFRSVKSTVEEALRRFFSPEFLNRIDDVVVFKPLERAHIAKIIDLLLEKVYARFKALGMSVQMTEAAKTFLIEKGYDSKFGARPLRRALQKYVEDPLAEELLRSRFKAGSTIEIDLDESKDKLCFREIAAAESVLSSVGTLSGSSTQTV; from the coding sequence ATGGAACAGAACTTTTCAAGTGGGGTTCAATCGGCATTGCGTTTCAGCCGCGAAGAAGCCTTGCGGCTCGGTCACGACTATATTGGCACAGAGCACCTCTTACTGGGGCTACTGCGTGACCGAGACAATGTGGCGGTTAAGTCTTTGGAAAATCTGGGCGTCGATATTGATGCGCTGAAAAAATCAATTGAAGACGTGGTCGGTCGCTCATCAGGTGTGCCATTTTTTGGCAACCTTCCGCTTACAAAATCAGCGGAGGCTGCTTTGCGCCGCATGCCGCTGGAAGCCCAAGCAATGAAGGCGTCGTTCATCGGCACCGAACACCTTTTGCTGTCGCTTTTGCGCGATGAACAATCAATCGTAACGCAAACGCTGTCCCAGTTCGGAGTTACTTATGCCGATGTGCAGCGTGAGGTGCTCGAGCACTTAGAGTCATCGACGTCGTACTCTGGTTCGGAATCTGCAAAAGGCGTGCGCAGCGAAGAGCCAGAGCTGGTTAGTGCCGGCGAAGTGCCCGCCTCCGAACCGCCTAAACCGCGCATTAGCCAGCAGCCTAAAGGACGCACAAAGACGCCCGCACTGGACACCTTCGGACGCGACCTAACAAAACTGGCTTTGGAAGACAAACTTGACCCAGTGATCGGTCGTGATAAGGAAATTGAGCGTGTGGTTCAAATTCTGTCTCGCCGCAAGAAAAACAATCCTGTGCTCATCGGTGAGCCAGGCGTAGGCAAGACGGCTATTGCTGAAGGCTTAGCCTTACGCATTGTGAAAAGACAAGTGCCAGCTGTACTCTTTGGCAAGCGCGTGGTTGCGCTTGATATGGCAGCAGTCGTAGCAGGCACAAAGTATCGTGGGCAGTTCGAGGAGCGTATGCAAGCTCTGGTGCAAGAGCTGGCTAAATCACCCGATGTGATTCTCTTCATCGATGAGTTGCACACGATTGTTGGCGCAGGCGGTGGGCAAGGATCGCTTGATGCATCAAACATCTTCAAGCCTGCTTTGGCAAGAGGTGAGTTGCAATGCATCGGTGCAACGACTTTAGATGAGTATCGCGAATACATCGAAAAAGACGGTGCCTTAGAACGGCGATTCCAAAAGGTGCTGGTAGAGCCGCCAACAGCTGAAGAAACGCTGCAGATTTTGGAGCAAATTAAATCGCGATACGAGGCACACCATAATGTGCGCTACACCAAGGCAGCACTTGAGGCAATTGTGAAACTCTCAGACCGATACATTCAAGACCGCTATTTCCCAGACAAAGCTATTGATGTGCTGGATGAGGTTGGCAGTCGCGTGCACCTGTCGAACATCGTGGTGCCGCCTGAAATTATGCAGTTAGAAGCACGGCTCGAGGCGCTGCAGAAAGAAAAGAATGAAATGGTGCGCCAGCAACGCTTCGAAGAAGCGGCAAAGTTACGCGATGAGTACAGACGCGTGCAAGAAGAGCTGAAAGCGCGTGAGAAAGCATGGGCGGAGTCAAATGAAGTCTACGAAGTAACCGAAGATGCAGTAGCCGCCGTCGTAGCCAGTATGACGGGCATACCAGTCGAGAAAGTAAGCATAAACGAATCGCAGAAACTGCTCAAAATGGCTGATGCGCTAAAGGCGCAAGTAATTGGTCAAGACGAAGCAGTCGAGAAGCTCACGCGTGCTATTCAGCGCAGCCGTGCGGGGCTGAAAGATCCAAACCGTCCAATTGGCTCGTTTATCTTCTTAGGACCGACGGGTGTCGGGAAAACCGAGCTTGCTAAAGCTCTTGCACGCTATCTTTTTGGCAGCGAAGAAGCGCTCATTCGCATTGATATGTCGGAGTACATGGAGCGCTTCAACGTAAGCCGACTGGTCGGTGCACCGCCCGGCTATGTGGGGTATGAGCAAGGCGGTGAGCTGACAGAAAAAGTCCGCCGCAAGCCCTACTCGGTCATTTTGCTCGATGAAATTGAGAAAGCGCATCCAGAGGTCTTCAATATGCTGTTGCAACTTCTGGACGACGGTATTCTAACCGACTCGCAAGGTCGGCGCGTCGATTTCAAGAACACGGTCATAATTATGACCTCCAACATCGCTGCACGCGATATTGAAGCGCGCGCCAAAGGCACCATTGGCTTTGCTGTCGAGCGAGAAGAAGACAAATTCCGCTCCGTGAAATCCACTGTGGAAGAAGCGTTGCGTCGATTCTTCTCGCCAGAGTTCCTCAACCGAATTGACGATGTCGTGGTCTTCAAACCGCTCGAAAGAGCGCACATTGCAAAGATTATTGACCTGCTGCTTGAAAAGGTCTATGCTCGCTTCAAAGCGTTAGGTATGTCGGTACAGATGACAGAGGCAGCAAAAACCTTCCTGATTGAAAAGGGCTACGACAGCAAGTTTGGTGCAAGACCGCTGCGACGTGCGTTACAAAAGTATGTAGAAGATCCCCTCGCTGAAGAACTTTTGCGCTCACGCTTCAAGGCGGGAAGCACAATTGAGATTGACCTCGATGAAAGCAAGGACAAGCTCTGCTTCAGAGAAATCGCAGCCGCTGAATCGGTGCTGAGCAGTGTGGGCACACTAAGTGGCTCATCGACGCAAACGGTGTAA
- a CDS encoding capsule assembly Wzi family protein, translating into MLLSLFWPCKLEAGGETFPAGHWAYDIIDQLIVRGYLTRLYDVARPYERLDVARAILETDKFAIEDRVTLWLFQKLEQELEDELGWLRDEAFPRAAVRLALRPELITERREGPRPDLQLPPENQGGIELRPRFRGRGRLALYFDRDFVLYNSTVVQQVGVFDLVPTRPFAGATSYNEQAYFAYHGEFFRAKLGRDYVNWGYGRYSLSLANTAGPLDQLMLQLNTKTLRFTYLVAMLEKVEYREEGTPLGAIQSWVERYLTAFRVDLNLFASKVRLGVWQGNLYGGRGRPLDLRYLSPFAIYYSYQYNNREEINPIGGFDLSIFPFNGINIYGSFVIDDWQFNVVDQTALEPNLWAGQLGIRAANVLYPLGIYGTDVFLEIARAINRTYHQRQFNRYQRWMYDTNPLAHPLGTDFESLEVGVSHWFFKQFRVSASLLMIGKGEGSLYGPFTEPWLDTTRYNLRTGYSEPAPFGIVERRTALTVGFFYQPSNAFNAELNLTPVWRYNANNIEGARLNDFQIFLRVLFEIQPVLSLF; encoded by the coding sequence ATGCTGCTCAGTCTGTTTTGGCCCTGTAAGCTGGAGGCAGGGGGTGAAACCTTTCCTGCGGGACACTGGGCATATGACATCATTGACCAACTCATTGTGCGCGGCTATCTCACGCGGTTGTATGATGTAGCACGCCCGTATGAGCGGCTCGATGTAGCAAGGGCAATTTTGGAGACGGACAAGTTTGCGATTGAAGACCGTGTAACACTGTGGCTGTTCCAAAAGCTGGAACAGGAGTTGGAAGATGAACTGGGCTGGCTACGTGATGAAGCTTTTCCAAGAGCAGCTGTGCGCCTTGCTTTGCGCCCAGAGTTAATCACAGAGCGACGAGAAGGCCCGCGCCCTGATTTGCAATTACCACCTGAAAATCAAGGAGGAATTGAGTTGCGACCCCGATTTCGCGGGCGCGGGCGTCTGGCGCTTTACTTCGATCGCGACTTTGTGCTGTATAACTCTACGGTAGTGCAACAGGTTGGTGTCTTCGACCTTGTGCCCACACGTCCGTTTGCGGGTGCAACGTCTTACAACGAGCAAGCCTACTTTGCCTACCACGGCGAATTTTTCCGTGCCAAGCTGGGACGCGATTATGTCAACTGGGGCTATGGACGCTACAGCCTGAGCCTTGCCAACACAGCTGGACCGCTTGACCAGCTGATGCTGCAGCTCAATACAAAAACCCTGCGCTTTACGTATCTGGTAGCAATGCTGGAAAAGGTTGAGTATCGCGAGGAGGGCACACCCTTAGGAGCGATTCAAAGCTGGGTAGAGCGCTACCTAACCGCGTTTCGTGTGGATTTGAATCTCTTCGCAAGCAAAGTGCGCTTAGGCGTTTGGCAAGGCAACCTTTACGGCGGGCGTGGACGTCCGTTAGACTTGCGATACCTAAGCCCTTTTGCGATTTATTACTCGTATCAATACAACAACCGTGAGGAAATCAATCCAATCGGTGGATTCGACCTGAGTATTTTCCCATTTAATGGCATCAACATTTATGGCAGTTTCGTGATAGATGACTGGCAGTTCAATGTCGTCGACCAAACAGCCCTTGAGCCGAACTTGTGGGCTGGGCAACTTGGGATTCGCGCAGCGAATGTGCTCTATCCACTGGGAATTTACGGCACGGACGTCTTTCTTGAGATTGCACGTGCCATCAACCGCACCTATCACCAGCGGCAGTTTAATCGTTACCAACGCTGGATGTATGACACGAATCCGCTGGCGCATCCCTTAGGCACAGATTTTGAGTCATTAGAGGTTGGGGTGTCACATTGGTTCTTCAAACAATTTCGTGTATCTGCCAGTCTTTTGATGATTGGCAAAGGTGAGGGAAGTTTGTATGGACCGTTTACAGAGCCGTGGTTAGATACAACACGCTACAATTTGAGAACAGGCTACAGCGAGCCAGCTCCATTTGGGATTGTAGAACGGCGCACTGCACTCACAGTAGGCTTTTTCTACCAGCCTTCAAACGCTTTCAATGCAGAGCTAAATCTTACACCAGTGTGGCGATACAACGCTAACAACATTGAAGGGGCGCGACTGAATGACTTTCAGATTTTTCTGCGCGTGCTGTTTGAAATTCAACCTGTCCTAAGTTTGTTCTGA
- a CDS encoding ATP-grasp domain-containing protein: MKVALLYNQKPEIDSGISRYASDEYAEWDNPETIQAVAGALRRHPAVSELIMIDCHPKRIRAIVETLEQTKPDICFNIAEGIGLPSREAQIPALLDLMGIPYTGSDPATLCITLDKARTKEVLAYYGIPTPHFQVVASHQEAEQCVQHTHTYPLIVKPLHEGSSKGIFERSVVYSAKELQAQLQEVLMRYHQPALVEQFLPGREFTVGLLGNANAVEVLPIVELSFEQLPKESRRIYSYEAKWLWDDPSRPVEVFLCPAPIETDLGEEIARLCRQAFQVLRCRDWARIDVRLDSNHQPHILEVNPLPGILPNPDEHSCLPMAARQAGLSYDALIQRVLDEALKRYALAHSTR; encoded by the coding sequence ATGAAGGTTGCGCTGCTTTACAATCAAAAGCCTGAAATAGACTCTGGCATCAGTCGTTATGCCTCAGATGAGTATGCTGAATGGGATAATCCTGAAACCATTCAAGCAGTAGCCGGCGCACTGCGTCGCCATCCAGCTGTCTCGGAACTCATAATGATTGATTGCCACCCTAAGCGGATTCGTGCAATTGTTGAGACCTTAGAGCAAACAAAGCCAGACATTTGCTTTAATATCGCGGAAGGCATCGGCTTGCCAAGCCGAGAAGCGCAGATTCCTGCTCTGCTGGATTTGATGGGGATTCCATACACAGGTTCAGATCCAGCCACGCTCTGCATTACACTGGACAAAGCACGCACCAAAGAAGTGCTGGCATACTACGGCATACCTACGCCTCATTTCCAGGTCGTAGCATCGCATCAAGAAGCAGAGCAATGTGTGCAACACACGCATACTTACCCGCTTATTGTCAAGCCCTTGCATGAAGGTTCAAGCAAAGGGATTTTTGAACGCTCAGTTGTGTATTCTGCCAAGGAATTACAAGCACAGTTACAGGAAGTGTTAATGAGGTATCATCAGCCTGCGTTGGTGGAGCAGTTTCTACCGGGAAGGGAATTTACAGTGGGCCTGTTAGGCAATGCTAATGCTGTGGAAGTGTTACCAATCGTGGAATTGTCGTTTGAGCAGTTGCCGAAAGAATCGCGCCGAATTTATTCCTACGAAGCAAAATGGCTTTGGGACGATCCAAGTCGCCCAGTCGAGGTCTTCTTGTGTCCTGCGCCGATTGAGACGGACTTAGGAGAAGAAATTGCAAGGCTTTGTCGGCAAGCCTTTCAAGTATTGCGCTGCCGAGACTGGGCACGCATTGATGTGCGCTTGGATAGCAACCACCAGCCGCACATTCTTGAAGTCAATCCACTGCCGGGCATTTTACCGAACCCTGACGAACACTCCTGCTTACCGATGGCAGCCCGACAAGCGGGTCTGTCTTACGATGCACTAATCCAGCGCGTCCTTGATGAGGCGCTCAAACGCTATGCGCTGGCGCACAGCACACGTTGA
- a CDS encoding methyl-accepting chemotaxis protein: protein MATLSISNAFSSSSLRGKLVRDFLISVAVPILLVSIGIVVVVYSIQDGQYKRYVSEVDRVVESRILEQERILEALLTQSLQRAESSLKDEVSRSAYRDALAQLSYAPNDARSKLHLLSVDAMKRLRLSMLTIVGTDGRVIVRATDPNKFGDDVYSQDYPTAARPAAALGRLFKQALQGQATASLELYPVEVLKTEAVTPLNVVPNITIAGKNTLADQARVDGTGYGLDVAGKEERGLMLSVVTPILSQSGEPVAVVFAGKLLNKNEEVLLSDYHAFTPKDAFAISFTIDSIRVSTSEQVSSDIPAFGYKIPDFAWERVKNEKTAFVKGATTNVIAQAVAQYNALKNSAGETIGASVVSLDYSPFLSQMKAQKSSANTLLFTVIGLLLAMLAGGMVLAFFIAQRQSDQILSSLSEIKSLMSSVLAGDFNARSSLATGDEFEEIANQFNEMIRRLSALIETETERDAMQKQLTDLLIVVSNSAEGDFTQRAVVTEGALGALADSFNLMVDDLGKLIEEVQTAALQVGGAASEILAATEQMARGAEEQSVQVANASAAVEEMAASIRQVAMNADSAAEAAQRAAQVAQTGGNTVLETIEGMRRIRATVQDSAQKIKSLGESSLEISKIVQTIEDIANQTNLLALNATIEAARAGEAGRGFAVVAEQVRELAERSSKATNDISQLVQTIQSETQDAVSAMERGTLEVERGTKLADQASRALEEIRSVVQQSTELIQEISLAAKQQDIASSGVVSAMNEVSQIAKQSLLGSKQSAQLAMRLNAITQQLARSVSRFRIPASSGTKEKIGEALSATQPPTSTPSPQASKLDDVTLPALQTEDDLFLEDNFSNTNSGSANRRPLP, encoded by the coding sequence ATGGCAACTCTCTCTATCAGCAATGCATTCTCCAGCAGCAGCCTTAGAGGAAAGCTTGTTCGTGACTTCCTAATCTCTGTCGCTGTTCCTATCCTCTTGGTGAGCATCGGCATTGTAGTTGTTGTCTATTCGATTCAAGACGGGCAGTATAAGCGGTATGTGTCAGAAGTTGATCGAGTTGTTGAGTCTCGCATTCTCGAGCAGGAACGCATCTTGGAGGCTTTGCTTACGCAGAGTCTGCAGCGGGCTGAAAGCAGCTTGAAAGACGAGGTTTCTCGCTCTGCATACCGTGATGCACTTGCGCAACTGAGCTATGCGCCAAATGATGCTCGCTCAAAACTTCACCTCCTAAGCGTCGATGCGATGAAGCGCCTCAGGCTCAGTATGCTCACGATAGTTGGTACCGACGGCCGTGTAATTGTCCGTGCTACTGACCCTAACAAATTCGGTGATGATGTCTACTCACAAGACTATCCGACGGCTGCGCGCCCTGCAGCGGCTCTCGGTCGCCTCTTCAAGCAGGCTTTGCAAGGGCAAGCTACCGCTTCACTTGAGCTTTACCCTGTCGAGGTGCTGAAAACCGAAGCGGTTACTCCGCTCAACGTCGTTCCAAACATCACGATTGCGGGCAAGAATACGCTGGCTGACCAAGCTCGCGTTGATGGAACGGGCTATGGTCTTGATGTTGCAGGTAAAGAAGAGCGCGGCTTAATGCTTAGCGTGGTCACCCCGATTCTCTCTCAATCAGGCGAACCTGTGGCAGTGGTATTTGCTGGCAAATTGCTCAACAAAAATGAAGAGGTTTTGCTAAGCGACTACCATGCCTTTACGCCGAAAGACGCCTTTGCGATTTCATTTACGATTGACAGCATTCGCGTCTCAACTTCTGAACAAGTCTCCAGCGACATTCCTGCATTTGGCTACAAGATTCCTGACTTTGCGTGGGAGCGCGTCAAGAACGAGAAAACTGCTTTTGTAAAAGGCGCAACCACGAATGTAATAGCCCAAGCCGTAGCGCAGTATAATGCACTCAAAAACAGTGCAGGTGAAACAATCGGTGCTTCTGTTGTCTCGCTGGACTATTCACCGTTTCTTTCCCAAATGAAGGCGCAGAAAAGCTCTGCTAACACGCTTCTCTTTACGGTGATTGGACTTCTTTTGGCGATGCTGGCTGGCGGTATGGTTTTGGCATTCTTCATTGCGCAGCGTCAGAGCGACCAAATTCTCTCATCACTGAGCGAAATTAAGTCGCTAATGAGTAGCGTGCTAGCAGGCGATTTCAATGCGCGCTCCAGCCTTGCTACAGGCGATGAGTTTGAAGAAATTGCCAATCAATTCAACGAAATGATTCGTCGCCTTTCAGCACTGATTGAAACGGAGACGGAGCGCGATGCGATGCAGAAGCAGCTCACAGACCTTCTGATTGTCGTGTCGAACTCTGCAGAAGGCGACTTTACACAGCGCGCAGTAGTTACCGAAGGTGCGCTGGGTGCGCTGGCGGATTCCTTCAACCTCATGGTTGATGACTTAGGTAAGCTCATTGAAGAAGTGCAAACTGCGGCGCTTCAAGTTGGTGGTGCTGCCTCTGAAATTTTGGCTGCTACGGAACAAATGGCGCGTGGTGCAGAAGAACAGTCGGTGCAAGTTGCTAATGCTTCTGCAGCCGTAGAAGAAATGGCTGCCTCTATTCGCCAAGTTGCGATGAACGCTGACTCGGCAGCGGAAGCAGCTCAGCGCGCTGCACAGGTTGCACAAACCGGTGGTAACACGGTGCTTGAGACGATTGAAGGGATGAGACGAATTCGCGCAACTGTGCAAGACTCTGCCCAGAAAATCAAATCACTTGGTGAATCGTCGCTTGAAATCTCCAAAATCGTGCAAACGATTGAGGACATTGCAAACCAGACGAACCTTCTGGCGCTCAACGCTACGATTGAAGCCGCCCGCGCAGGTGAAGCTGGTCGTGGCTTTGCCGTCGTGGCTGAACAGGTGCGTGAGCTGGCAGAACGCTCCTCGAAAGCCACTAACGACATCTCACAGCTTGTGCAGACGATTCAGTCAGAAACGCAAGACGCTGTGTCCGCCATGGAACGCGGTACGCTTGAGGTAGAACGCGGCACCAAACTTGCTGACCAAGCTTCTCGCGCATTGGAAGAAATTCGCAGCGTGGTTCAGCAGTCTACGGAGCTGATTCAAGAAATTTCATTAGCCGCTAAGCAGCAGGATATCGCTTCCAGCGGCGTTGTGAGCGCCATGAATGAAGTGTCACAAATCGCTAAGCAATCGCTTCTGGGTTCGAAGCAGTCGGCTCAGCTGGCTATGCGTCTGAACGCCATTACGCAGCAACTTGCTCGCTCTGTGTCTCGCTTCCGCATTCCAGCTTCGTCAGGCACGAAAGAAAAAATTGGCGAAGCGCTCAGCGCAACTCAGCCGCCCACTTCAACGCCATCACCACAAGCCTCTAAGCTTGATGACGTTACGCTGCCAGCGCTTCAAACTGAAGATGACCTTTTCTTAGAAGATAATTTCTCGAACACAAACTCTGGCAGTGCTAACAGACGTCCACTTCCTTGA
- a CDS encoding DUF169 domain-containing protein, whose protein sequence is MKTPKELSDALVSIEGLERKPIGIKFIKSLSEIPAGVKKFGADAEGVAKSMLCAMWGDAFAGAGPFYTVKSDHICGGGTIAAGFGSTMPVEQAAKFMIGENLVYGTLEGLKRAMASTLPFQDGEFVAQIISPLERMDLEALRPDLVYIICKPYQGQHILRAYGFDSGEIVHGIAGTSTCEMVSSYVMHTGKPTFTLGDLGGNTGMNIKDDEVLLAFPFALLEIAVNNLLRICRNSTMYRHNLYHEKPVQATTAL, encoded by the coding sequence ATGAAAACACCAAAAGAACTCTCCGATGCGCTTGTCTCAATTGAAGGTTTAGAGCGCAAGCCAATTGGCATCAAGTTCATCAAGTCGCTTAGCGAAATTCCAGCGGGCGTCAAAAAGTTCGGTGCTGACGCCGAAGGCGTTGCAAAGTCTATGCTTTGCGCAATGTGGGGTGATGCTTTTGCAGGTGCCGGCCCATTTTACACGGTGAAGTCCGACCACATCTGTGGCGGTGGCACGATTGCTGCTGGGTTTGGTTCCACGATGCCTGTGGAGCAAGCGGCAAAGTTTATGATTGGAGAAAATTTAGTCTACGGCACGCTGGAAGGTTTAAAGCGTGCAATGGCATCTACTTTGCCGTTTCAGGACGGTGAGTTTGTGGCACAAATTATCTCGCCATTGGAGCGAATGGATCTAGAGGCACTTCGCCCTGACCTTGTCTATATTATCTGCAAACCGTATCAGGGACAGCACATCTTGCGCGCTTACGGCTTTGACAGTGGCGAAATTGTGCACGGTATTGCTGGCACTTCAACCTGCGAGATGGTCTCCAGCTATGTGATGCATACGGGCAAACCTACTTTTACATTAGGTGATTTGGGTGGCAACACAGGCATGAACATCAAAGATGACGAAGTCTTGCTGGCTTTTCCATTTGCACTCTTAGAAATTGCGGTCAACAATTTGTTGCGCATTTGCCGAAACAGCACGATGTATAGGCACAACCTATACCACGAAAAGCCAGTGCAGGCAACTACGGCCTTATAG